A region from the Vicinamibacteria bacterium genome encodes:
- a CDS encoding type II toxin-antitoxin system VapC family toxin encodes MIGYFDASALVKRYVEEANSDFVRRLVEECYVCTSRISEVEIASALVRRSREGSIAPAERDRALSRLREDMQSFYVIELFPEVARAARGLLLRYPLRASNAMQLASSIHVRDSTDAPVIFLAFDGKLNDAAEDQGLTLPPAG; translated from the coding sequence TTGATCGGCTACTTCGACGCAAGCGCGCTGGTCAAGCGTTACGTCGAGGAGGCTAACAGTGACTTCGTCAGGCGTCTAGTCGAAGAGTGTTACGTCTGCACGAGCCGCATATCGGAGGTCGAGATCGCTTCCGCTCTCGTTCGACGATCAAGGGAAGGCTCGATTGCGCCGGCAGAGCGTGATCGCGCGCTCTCCAGGCTGCGGGAAGACATGCAATCCTTCTACGTCATCGAGCTCTTTCCCGAGGTCGCCCGTGCAGCGCGAGGACTCCTTCTCCGGTACCCCTTGCGCGCGAGCAACGCGATGCAGCTGGCCTCCTCCATTCACGTACGAGACAGCACCGACGCGCCCGTGATCTTCTTGGCGTTCGACGGGAAGCTGAACGATGCCGCCGAAGACCAAGGCTTGACACTCCCTCCTGCGGGTTGA
- a CDS encoding serine hydrolase, with amino-acid sequence MKRLWAFRNTLGVLLAGFLYTAPGLAQSEGGWPTAGWKHSTPADQGVDVTVLDALDRELASGKHGYVDGMLVVRNGYLVYEKSYSHDYQALFEGKDPKRWQYNYYDPDWHPYYKSGPLHTMQSVSKSVTSALVGIAIRRGEIPGTDVEASRYFDGFESTDGDPRWRAMKLRDLLTMTSGIAWDESTVPYTDPGNDCAVMEASEDWIRYVLGRPMATTPGERFVYNSGVTVMLAHILFKATGKHADEYAVEHLFGPLGIESFYWKKTPTGLVDTEGGLYLTARDLAKFGYLYLHDGVWEDKRILPEGWVASTTTPAVDVSESNDRKYGFQWWLLPYDTGSYAYTCLGYGGQILLVLPEHDLLAVFTGWNIYDKPSLSAAFALERILEAVRE; translated from the coding sequence ATGAAACGACTTTGGGCTTTCCGCAACACGCTCGGAGTGCTGCTCGCTGGCTTCCTTTACACCGCGCCGGGGCTCGCCCAGAGTGAAGGGGGTTGGCCGACAGCGGGCTGGAAGCATTCGACACCGGCTGACCAGGGCGTCGATGTCACGGTGCTCGACGCGCTCGATCGGGAGCTCGCGTCGGGCAAGCACGGCTATGTCGACGGCATGCTCGTCGTTCGAAATGGTTATCTCGTTTACGAGAAATCCTATTCCCACGATTACCAGGCGCTCTTCGAGGGCAAGGACCCGAAACGATGGCAGTACAACTACTACGACCCCGACTGGCATCCTTATTACAAGAGCGGTCCGCTTCATACCATGCAGTCCGTTTCGAAGAGCGTCACTTCGGCACTCGTCGGTATTGCCATCCGCAGAGGCGAGATTCCGGGTACCGACGTGGAAGCGTCACGCTATTTCGACGGGTTCGAATCCACCGACGGCGACCCTCGCTGGCGGGCGATGAAGCTACGGGATCTCTTGACGATGACGTCGGGCATCGCCTGGGACGAGAGCACCGTCCCTTACACCGATCCGGGAAACGACTGCGCGGTCATGGAAGCGAGCGAGGACTGGATCCGCTACGTGCTGGGAAGGCCGATGGCGACGACGCCCGGCGAACGATTCGTCTACAACAGCGGGGTCACGGTGATGCTGGCGCACATTCTCTTCAAGGCGACGGGTAAGCACGCGGATGAATACGCCGTCGAGCATCTCTTCGGTCCTCTCGGTATCGAAAGCTTCTACTGGAAGAAGACTCCGACGGGCCTCGTCGACACCGAGGGAGGTCTCTATCTGACCGCGCGCGACCTGGCCAAGTTCGGCTACCTCTACCTCCACGACGGGGTCTGGGAAGATAAACGCATCCTGCCCGAGGGGTGGGTCGCCTCGACGACCACGCCTGCCGTCGACGTCTCGGAGTCTAACGATCGGAAATACGGCTTTCAATGGTGGCTTCTTCCGTACGACACCGGCTCCTACGCTTATACTTGCCTCGGCTATGGAGGCCAGATCCTCCTCGTCCTCCCCGAGCACGATCTCCTGGCCGTATTCACCGGCTGGAATATCTACGACAAGCCGTCGCTTTCGGCAGCCTTCGCGCTCGAGCGGATTCTCGAAGCCGTGCGTGAGTGA
- a CDS encoding type II toxin-antitoxin system prevent-host-death family antitoxin produces the protein MLGPKRREVGARELKTRLGTYLREVRAGATLIITERGEPVAEIRPLPTGGTSEKARLDELVARGSLTRESRKKLASFRAIRMTGRPLSVTIIEDREDRF, from the coding sequence ATGCTGGGACCGAAGCGGCGGGAGGTAGGAGCTCGGGAGCTCAAGACTCGATTAGGCACCTATCTCCGCGAGGTCCGGGCCGGAGCCACCTTGATCATCACCGAAAGAGGCGAGCCGGTTGCCGAGATTCGCCCTCTCCCCACCGGCGGGACGAGCGAGAAAGCGCGCCTGGACGAGCTCGTGGCCCGCGGGTCCCTCACGCGCGAGTCCAGAAAGAAGCTCGCCTCCTTTCGTGCGATTCGAATGACCGGTCGCCCCCTCTCCGTGACCATCATCGAAGACCGAGAAGACCGGTTTTGA